Below is a window of Conger conger chromosome 16, fConCon1.1, whole genome shotgun sequence DNA.
CTGAAGGgcgggcctgtagcgtagtggttaaggtacatgactgggacacgcaaggtcgctggttctaatcccggtgtagccacaataagagccgcacagccgttgggcccttgagctagacccttaaccctgcattgctccaggggaggattgtctcctgtttagtataatcaactgtgcgtcgctctggataagagcgtctgccaaatgccaataatgtaatgtaatgtgatgaagTGCAGTAAACTGTCTGTTCAGCCATCTTAGCGGTTCTCTGCTCGGGCCGCTGTAGATTTGACCttgctgacctttgacctcctcctgcagctgcgTGCTGGGTCCAGAGTCCTCGCCCGGCCAGTTTCCGTGTCTGTGTTCAACAGACCTGAAGCCAGAAAAGACCAGGTGAGTCTTCTCCAAGCAATTGTACAGGCATCTGGGCCAACGGTGTGGCTGCACGACTCGAAGACATTAAAAATCAATCCGGAGCAGTACATCCTCATGTGACCATGGTTACCATGGCGTATATTCATTCAGGAGGTTGAAAGGGTTTAGTGGCAATGACACAAGacgcatttattttttataataagtGTCATACTATAATAGTCTTTGGGGAAAGGGTGAGTTTGGCAGGTACGGGTGCTGTCCGATGGTCTGCAGTTACTGCCGCTGTACAATTTTATTGTTCAGGGGTACTGTTGAACCCagtattttgtttctcattgtgGTCACTCGTTACATTTTGAATGTCATGCGTTATGGTGATATGCTCTCGGTGGTTCTGGTTTCCCATGATTGCCTGTCGTACAGCTCCTGACCTTTCCAGTAACCTTCCCTTTCTGTTCACAAGGTCAAAGCAAATGGCTACGAGTACACTGGCTTTTAATTTGATGCAGTCCTGTTAACCCATAAGTCTTCCAAAGCCCCATTGCAATGTTTCTATTGACCCTGCTTGTGAATACACTATATTCTCCCATTTATGACACACTTATCCAGAACCTGAATCACGgagatgcactgtgtgtggaggggcGGGGGTGTACAGTTTAAGTTTTGTCCAAAAACAAGTGAATgtctggggcagcatgtagcttAGTGGTTCAGGTGCATGACcaggacccacaaggttggtggttcaatccccagtaatccaccataagatccacacagctgttggggggggcccttgtgcaaggccccttaaccccacattcttctgggggggaggcggggggagggttgtcccctgcttagtctagtcatcCAAGtcaatttggataaaagcgtcagctaaataacgtgtaatgtaatgacacgtcccccccccccccccccccaggccctgctgcCTGCAGGCGGGAGCTCCGCCCTGCTCGCCCGGGGGTTCCAGATGAGCGCAGCGTCCCGGGACATCGACACGGCTGCCAAGTTCATCGGCGCCGGCGCTGCCACCGTGGGCGTGGCCGGGTCCGGTGCCGGGATCGGGACCGTGTTCGGCAGCCTGATCATCGGATACGCCAGGTAACACCCGCAACGTTAGAAATCTTGATTCGCAGAAgggtgcggcctgtagcgtagcggttaaggtacgtgactggggacCCGcgaggttggcggttcgattcccggtgtagccacaatggggtccgcacagccgtagggcccttgagcaaggcccttaaccctgcattgctccaggggaggattgtctggataagagcatctgccaaatgcctgtaatttaAAGATGCTGGCAGCATCCAATCATACTTTGCAGGCGGccacaaagctgatctggacaCAGACCATGCGTAGTGGTGTTGGTACCAGTTGTcacaaaccctgttcctgaagagcTGCCGTCCTGAAgcttttcacttcaaccctaattctGCACACCTGACCCCACTAATTACCaactcaatgagatctgaagctgttgaatgatgtgtgctttgttacGGTTGGAGTGGAAACACAggacagatctccaggaacagggtttgtgACCACTGTATTACACTGTACTATGACCCTGATTAACGGTCTTAATGCTCATTGGTTTTACTTTGCCTTGTTCCATCCCAGTCATTAAAGgctttttatccatttttatacCCAAAGACTGATTTGACCCATTTCCTTGGTGCATGTTTGAGTTAATTTTACTTTTTAGAGGCTGTTTTGGTCATGGATTACTGGTCCACATTTGCCTACCTGCCTTGCCAATGAGCGCCTGTTATTCCTAGCACCATGCGGGGCTTCTTTCGGTTGTTTGAGCGCTAAATGCCtaaatctccctctctcccccccacaggAACCCCTCTCTCAAACAGCAGCTCTTCTCCTACGCCATCCTGGGGTTCGCCCTGTCCGAGGCCATGGGGCTCTTCTGTCTCATGGTGGCATTCCTCATCCTGTTCGCCATGTAACCCcgcccatcccatcccatcccatcccgTCCCGTCCCATCCACGGACCGGGACCGGGACCGGGACAGGGACACACAGCTCCAGGCCCTAGCACCGCCATTCCaactcacaaaaacaaaaacaaaaaaaaaccacgcTCTACCTTTTtcgttcctttttttgtttttttgttttcagaccAGTTTTATGGAAGATCTCACTTCATTTTGGACAGTTTGTCTGAATAAATGATTGTGAACTTAAACGTGCCTCTTTATTCCACAATAAAATGGGACTCACGATGCCCAATCACACGGTCCTTGGCCCAAGGCTAAAAATTACCATTAGCCCCCAGGCTACGGGTGTGTTCATACTCATTGCACATTCTGAAGTGGGCTAGCGCAAACCTTAGCCCTGAGCTAGCTGCCCCTCCTCCAGAGCAGTGTTTGCATTGCCCTTTTCAGGCTTAGACCTGGTAATATCCCCCCTAGCACGGTGCCAAGATGGCCGGGGTGAACACTTACCCCAAGGTTAAGAACGGCATGTGTGAACATGGGATTAGCTAGCGCTGGGTTAGCTTAGCCTGGGGCTAAGGGCAACTCGGGGCTAAGTACAGTGCTGTGTGCAAAGACTCGTAGAGTGGGAGGCGAATCATAAAACCAATGACCATGGTAAACTGAAAAATCCTTTTTAATGTTCTAAGGCACAGGTGTTgaactccagtcttggagggccgcagtgtttttgggatgttctgggcacctgtggttcattgaagttattgattggctaaagTATCCAcataccttgttctcaaggcctcaattggcagctgattgaaaggaaaccccaaaaaccggcagacactgcggccccctcgGAATTCAATTTGACGCCCCTGTTCCAAGGGCATGAGAACCATCTTGCTTAAACGCATGACTAAACCTATGGCGATATTTCCCCTTCGTTTTTCACCTCCGGTAACGCCGGATGAAATTCCAGCCTTGACCTTTAGTTTAGAAGCCTCCTGCTCTCAATATGTCTGCCGTTAATCTTGCCTGGACAGCCAGTAGTGTCGTACCCCGGCTGGTGTAACCGTTCTGTTTACTAGTTCATGGGTGGAGGCCCAAAAGCTGGGATGTTGCCCTGGATTTGATTATACAGTGGTGTCCGTAAGcatttggacagcggtacatTTTCTGCTCTCTTGGTTCTTAAACGATTAATTTCAGGTTATGTCAccttttaatctgagggtagCTGCATCCGTATTGGGTTATCCATGTCAGagttgcatccctttttatgcatagtcTGATTAGTCTGGTGCATTCAATCGCTTCCCTAGTCAGATACGAAAAGttcagtatctagtcctgattctaggcttttgaatGATCGCCTTTGGAGTCGAGGAAAGAAATTCAGGCAgagatatgggggggggggggggccgccGCCTAAATAAACAGCCACGCTAAACAGTATGCTTACCGAAACAAACTTTGGAGCATCCTGAAGGAAAAAAAGCACtagtgtatgtttgggatcactATTTTGTTGGgggatgaagcactgtccatCAGGAGGCATTTGATTTAACTTGGGCTGAAAAATTGTTGCTGtccacttcagaattcattctgctgccacTGCTGTCATTATCAATGGAGGCAAGCCATACATGCCCTAGCTATGATGCCCCCAactggtctcatctgtccacaagaccctATTTCCGGAACTCTAAAGGCTCTTTTATGTACTTCTTAGCAtgctgtaacctggccatcctgtttttgcaagTAGGCTGCGTCTTGggagtgtagcctctgtagttctgtttgtgtagtcttctatttaaaaaaaacaaaaaacattataatACTTCTTACTCATTTTGAATTTACATCTTCAAAGTACTCATAAATGTCATAGATCCAACgacaagtttttgttttttttcctctggtcAAAATGTCAATCCCTGTTTTTATTCAAAACTTCCAATCAAACCCATATCAATGGTTAATGAACCTGCCACACCCATTCCGATTGCTCGTTGTGCAATGCCTGATTAGACACAAGCTGAAGTACAGTGCGTTTAATTTCATCACTGCCGCCGGTGAAGAATTGGCACCATAGCTCACTAGCCTCAATGTTAATGTGCTTGCCAACCTTGGACGGCTGATATTAGCATCTTACGAAACTAATGTGATTTGTTGGCCATTTGTGTGTTTAGATGCCACAATTAAGAGGTTGGTGTAGTCCAGACCGGACCGGTGAAACATTTTAGCAAGTTATCTGCAACATTACGTTCCAGTCCAATTCAAACAATTATCCGGAATTGTTGTGCATGGTAAAGAGTAAAAACTATATTAATCAATAATGTTTAACTGATGTATTCCAAAATAACATTAAACACTTTtcaatgcaaaaacatttgctATCTGTCCCTTAATTTCAGCATTGTATATCCCTAGCaattaaaaagttaattttttagtttttaatacTTAATACTATATTTTTTAGCTTGATACTCTTACTAAGAAATTGATACTTTTAATTGAGTGAGATTTTTACACAGTACCCATACTTTAACTTAAGTATAATTTCTGTGTAC
It encodes the following:
- the atp5mc1 gene encoding ATP synthase F(0) complex subunit C1, mitochondrial — its product is MYTCAKFVTSPAVLRAGSRVLARPVSVSVFNRPEARKDQALLPAGGSSALLARGFQMSAASRDIDTAAKFIGAGAATVGVAGSGAGIGTVFGSLIIGYARNPSLKQQLFSYAILGFALSEAMGLFCLMVAFLILFAM